Genomic DNA from Terriglobales bacterium:
CTCCGCCGCCGAGCCGCAGAAAGCAACACGTGATGCCGCACAGGACGCACAACACGGAGCAAACGAGCCACGGAAACGGCCACGGCGAGCTGCGGCCGGGCAACGGGCTGGCGGTGATGCACACGCCGGTGCTGGTGCTGAACGCCTCCTACGAGCCCATCAACATCTGCGCGGCGCGGCGTGCGATCGTCCTGGTGCTGAAGGGAGTAGCGCGCACGGAGGAAGAGAACGGCCACATCCTGCACGCGGAGCGCTTCGAGATCCGGCTGCCTTCGGTGATCCGGCTGCTGGAGTACCGGCGCATTCCGCATCAGACGCGGGCGCTGTCGCGCAAGAACATCCTGCTGCGCGACCGCAACACCTGCCAATACTGCGGCACGGTGATGCCGTCGAGCGAGCTGACGCTGGATCACGTGGTGCCGCGGTCGCGGGGCGGCCTTTCCACCTGGGAGAACCTGGTGGCGGCCTGCCATCCCTGCAACCGCCGCAAGGGGAACCAACTGGTGGCCGAGGCCAGCATGACGCTGCTGCGCGAGCCGCGCGCCTTCAATCTGCACACCAGCCGGCACATCATGCGCCTGATCGGGCGCTCCGATGAGAAGTGGCGGAAGTATCTGTTCTACTGAAGGTATCAGCGATAAGCGATAAGCAGTAAGCCAAAAGCTTATTGCGGTTTGGACTGGGCGGGGGACTTGGAAGCGTCCTCGGCGGGCTTCGACTTGACGGCCTCGCCCTGGTAGGTGACCTTTTCCTGGAAGCCGGTCTCGAAGGTCTTGTAGTCGGTGTATTTCACGATGATGCGGATGTGCTGGTCGCCGGTGGCGAAGTGCAGGACTTCGTCGGCGCGGGAGTAGGTGGGGAACCAGTACTTGCCGTCGATCTGCTCGCGGTAGGTGGTGAAGTTGGGAAACAGGTTCTCCTGCTCGTTCTTTTTCTTCTTTTGCGAGGCCCGGGTCTCGGGCACGGGCTTGCCGTAGGTCTTGACGATCTGGAAATCGCGGTCGTCCACCCAGATGCGTCCCTGGAAGTAGCGCTTGCCCTTTTCGATGAGCTTGGGAGCGACCTCGAACACGTAGGTGCCGAGCTCATCCACCTGCTGCTTGCCGACGTAGTTGACGTTGTATTGCGGCAGCTCGTCGGAAGTGAGGACGAAAGGCAGCAGGTTGCGGATGTCCTCGTGGTCCTCCTTGGACATGGAGAGGCCGCTGCGTTCGAGGGTGGATTGGGGCGCGAACAGCACGTTCTCCTTGCGGTTGCGCTTCTCGTCGTAGGTGACGTCGAAAATGATCTGGTACTCGCCGGTGACCGTGTTGCCGTCCAGGCCCTGCACCTTCACCGACTGGCGGTAGATGTAGTTCTCGCGGGCCAGCTTGAACTCTTTTTCCTTGGCTGCAAAGCGCTGGATGATCTGCTCGGGAGTGATGCCGGCGGGCGGGGAGGGGTCGAGCGGGCCTTCCTGGGCGAAGGCGGGAACGAGCAGCGCGGAAAGAAGAAGCAGAAAGCGGGAGAACATAAGGGAACTATTTTCCTATAGGGACGGGTTTCGCGCCAGAAGGGGATTGCCCCCGGTAGCAAGCCAGCCGCAGAGTCAGCAGCAACTAAGGGTTCTTGGAAGATGGCTGCTCGACCCTGGGGATTTCCTTGCCCTCGTAGGTGATGCGCACGTCGGCGCCGAAGCGCTTGTAGTCGCTGTAGCGGACGATCATGCGGATATCCACGTCCTGGTTGGAGAAGTGCAGCGTGTCGTCGGCGCGGGTATAGGTGGGGAACCAGTACTTGCCGTCAATCTGCTCGCGGTACGTGGTGAAGCGGGGGAACAGGTTCTCGCCGCTGCGACTGCGAATGTCGGGCACGTTCTTGCCGTAGGTCTTGACGATCTGGAAATCGAGGTTGTCCACCCAGATGCGGCCCTCGAAGTAGCGCCGGTTCTTCTCGATGCGGCGGGGCCGGACGTCGAAGACATAGGTGTCGAGCTCGTCGACGCGCTGCTGGCCGACGTAATCGATGGTGTAGTCGCCGATCTCATCGGTGGTGAGGACGAAGGGGAGGCGGTTCTCGAGGTCGTCCATGTCCTCACGGGTGACGCCGATGCGGCGCAGCGTGGGCGCGGGAGCGAAGACCACCTGCTGGACACGGCGGCCCCGATTGTCGAAAGTGATGTCCACCACCTGCCGCCACTCGCCGTCGACCTGGTTGCCCATCAGGGTCTGCATCTTGGCGTCCTGGCGGAAGGTATACTGCTCGCGCGCCAGCTTGAATTCCTTTTCCTTGGCGGCGAAGCGCTGGATGATCTCGGCGGGGGTGATGCCGACCGGCGGCGACGGGTCGAGCTTGCCTTCGCGGGCGAAGACAACAGAAGAAAGCGCCAGCACAAGGACCGCAATGCCTCTCAGGACGCGCATACCGGATTAGATGCGATTTTTGCGCGCAGGTTGTAGCTGTCCGTCACAGGCCACTGTTCAGCGGATCGCAGGGTCGAAGTCGCAGACAGGAAATGGGTTAGACTGTCCGGCTTCGAGGAGGGGAAGATGAACCGCCGTTTGCTGAGCTGCCTCTTTCTTTTCATCCCGTTTCTGGTTTTGGCGCAGGAGAAGCGCCCCTTCACCTTCGAGGACATGATGGCGCTCAAGCGCGTGGCCGAGCCCGCGGTCTCGCCCGACGGGCGCTGGGTGCTGTTCGCCGCGACGCACGTGGATCTGGAAGCCAACACGCGCATCCCGCATGTGTGGGTGGTGCCGGTAACGGGCGGCGAGGCGCGCCAGTTGACGAGCGGCGAAGGCGAAGAACGTCCGCGATGGGCGCCGGACGGCAAACGCTTCCTGTACGGCTCGCGCAAGGACTCGCAGATATGGAGGGTGGGATTCGATGCGGAGTCCGGCAAGCTGGCGGGCGAAGCCCGGCCGGTGACTTCCATCTCGACCGGCGCGGAAGGCGCGCTGTGGTCGCCGGACGGGAAGAACATCCTGTTCGTGTCTGAGGTGTATCCGGATTGTCCCGATGACGCCTGCAACAAGGCTCGCGACGAGGCGAAGGCCAAATCGAAAGTGAAGGCGTCGCTCTACACGCGGCTTCTGTTCCGCCACTGGAACAAGTGGGAAGACGGGAAGCGCAGCCACCTGTTCGTGGTCCCGGCCGACGGCGGTACGGCGCGCGACCTCACGCCGGGCGACTACGATGTGCCTCCCTTCAGTCTGGGCGGCCAGGACGACTACGCCTTCTCACCTGACGGCAGCGAGGTGGCTTACGCCAGTAACCATGATGCCGTGGAGGCGATCAGCACGAACGAGGACATTTTCGTGGTGAAGGTGGCCACGGGGGAGACCAAACAGATCACCACCAACAAGGCGGCCGATTCGACGCCGCTCTATTCGCCGGACGGACGCTACATCGCGTACAGGGCGCAGTTCCGCGCGGGCTACGAGAGCGACCGCTGGCGGCTGATGCTGTACGAGCGGGCGACAGGCAAGATCACCAACCTGACGGAGAAGTTCGACCGCTGGGTGGAGTCGTTCGTGTGGGGGCGGGATTCCAAGCGGCTCTATTTCAACGCAGAAGACCAGGGCGAGGCGCCGATCTACACCATTTCGGTCGATGGCGGCGCAGTGGAGACCGTGGTCCGCGGATTCAACGACGATCTCACCGTCACACCGGACGGCGCCACGCTGCTGTTCACACGC
This window encodes:
- a CDS encoding HNH endonuclease, with protein sequence PPPSRRKQHVMPHRTHNTEQTSHGNGHGELRPGNGLAVMHTPVLVLNASYEPINICAARRAIVLVLKGVARTEEENGHILHAERFEIRLPSVIRLLEYRRIPHQTRALSRKNILLRDRNTCQYCGTVMPSSELTLDHVVPRSRGGLSTWENLVAACHPCNRRKGNQLVAEASMTLLREPRAFNLHTSRHIMRLIGRSDEKWRKYLFY
- a CDS encoding S9 family peptidase is translated as MNRRLLSCLFLFIPFLVLAQEKRPFTFEDMMALKRVAEPAVSPDGRWVLFAATHVDLEANTRIPHVWVVPVTGGEARQLTSGEGEERPRWAPDGKRFLYGSRKDSQIWRVGFDAESGKLAGEARPVTSISTGAEGALWSPDGKNILFVSEVYPDCPDDACNKARDEAKAKSKVKASLYTRLLFRHWNKWEDGKRSHLFVVPADGGTARDLTPGDYDVPPFSLGGQDDYAFSPDGSEVAYASNHDAVEAISTNEDIFVVKVATGETKQITTNKAADSTPLYSPDGRYIAYRAQFRAGYESDRWRLMLYERATGKITNLTEKFDRWVESFVWGRDSKRLYFNAEDQGEAPIYTISVDGGAVETVVRGFNDDLTVTPDGATLLFTRMSIQAPNEIHRFTLEKSTAAEPVTSLNREVFERVHTAPTEPFWFRSTDGLRVQGFLVKPPNFDARKKYPVKFLVHGGPQGAWGDSWTYRWNAQLFAAGGYVVMMINFRGSTGYGQAFIDKINGDWGGGAYRDLMTGLDYALAKYPILDGGRVCAMGASFGGYMVNWMAGHTTRFQCLVSHDGDFNNDSSYGSTEELWFPEWEFRGTPWSNPLMYRRWSPHRFVGRFKIPTLVVHGQLDYRVDVSEGLQMFTALQRQGVPSKFLYFPDEGHWVLKPQNSRLWYQTVNGWVEEHLKK